One genomic window of Streptomyces sp. NBC_01498 includes the following:
- the serA gene encoding phosphoglycerate dehydrogenase, protein MSSRSNEKPVVLIAEELSPATVDALGPDFEIRHCNGADRAELLPAIADVDAILVRSATKVDAEAVAAAKRLKVVARAGVGLDNVDVSAATKAGVMVVNAPTSNIVTAAELACGLLVATARHIPQANTALKNGEWKRSKYTGVELSEKTLGVVGLGRIGVLVAQRMSAFGMKIVAYDPYVQPARAAQMGVKLLSLDELLEVSDFITVHLPKTPETLGLIGDEALHKVKPTVRIVNAARGGIVDEEALASALKEGRVAGAGLDVYAKEPCTDSPLFQFDQVVCTPHLGASTDEAQEKAGVSVARSVRLALAGELVPDAVNVQGGVIAEDVRPGLPLAEKLGRIFTALAGEVAVRLDVEVYGEITQHDVKVLELSALKGVFEDVVDETVSYVNAPLFAQERGVEVRLTTSSESPDHRNVVTVRGTLSGGEEVSVAGTLAGPKHLQKIVAIGEYDVDVSLADHMVVLRYEDRPGVVGTVGRILGEAGLNIAGMQVSRAEEGGEALVVLSVDDNVPPAVLAEISDEIGAASARSVDLTD, encoded by the coding sequence GTGAGCTCGCGTTCCAATGAAAAGCCGGTTGTACTCATCGCCGAGGAGCTGTCGCCCGCCACCGTCGACGCGCTCGGTCCGGACTTCGAGATCCGCCACTGCAACGGCGCCGACCGCGCCGAACTGCTGCCCGCCATCGCCGACGTGGACGCGATCCTCGTCCGCTCCGCGACCAAGGTCGACGCCGAGGCGGTGGCCGCGGCCAAGCGGCTGAAGGTCGTCGCCCGCGCCGGAGTCGGTCTCGACAACGTCGACGTCTCCGCCGCCACCAAGGCCGGCGTGATGGTCGTCAACGCCCCCACCTCGAACATCGTCACGGCGGCCGAGCTGGCCTGCGGTCTGCTGGTCGCCACCGCGCGCCACATCCCGCAGGCCAACACCGCGCTGAAGAACGGCGAGTGGAAGCGCAGCAAGTACACGGGCGTCGAGCTGAGCGAGAAGACGCTCGGTGTCGTCGGTCTCGGCCGTATCGGTGTGCTGGTCGCGCAGCGCATGTCGGCGTTCGGCATGAAGATCGTCGCGTACGACCCCTACGTACAGCCCGCGCGGGCCGCGCAGATGGGCGTCAAGCTGCTGTCGCTGGACGAGCTGCTGGAGGTGTCGGACTTCATCACCGTGCACCTGCCGAAGACCCCCGAGACCCTGGGTCTGATCGGCGACGAGGCGCTGCACAAGGTCAAGCCGACGGTGCGCATCGTCAACGCCGCGCGCGGCGGCATCGTGGACGAGGAGGCGCTGGCCTCCGCGCTCAAGGAGGGCCGCGTCGCGGGCGCCGGTCTGGACGTGTACGCGAAGGAGCCCTGCACGGACTCCCCGCTCTTCCAGTTCGACCAGGTCGTCTGCACCCCGCACCTCGGCGCGTCTACGGACGAGGCGCAGGAGAAGGCGGGTGTGTCGGTCGCCAGGTCGGTGCGGCTCGCGCTCGCCGGCGAGCTCGTGCCCGACGCGGTGAACGTGCAGGGCGGCGTCATCGCCGAGGACGTACGGCCGGGCCTGCCGCTCGCCGAGAAGCTGGGCCGGATCTTCACGGCGCTGGCGGGCGAGGTCGCCGTACGCCTGGACGTGGAGGTCTACGGCGAGATCACCCAGCACGACGTGAAGGTGCTCGAACTGTCCGCGCTGAAGGGCGTGTTCGAGGATGTCGTGGACGAGACCGTGTCGTACGTGAACGCGCCGCTGTTCGCGCAGGAGCGTGGCGTCGAGGTGCGGCTGACGACCTCCAGCGAGTCGCCGGACCACCGCAACGTGGTCACGGTGCGGGGCACGCTCTCGGGCGGCGAGGAGGTGTCGGTCGCCGGCACGCTCGCCGGACCCAAGCACCTCCAGAAGATCGTGGCGATCGGCGAGTACGACGTCGACGTGTCGCTGGCCGACCACATGGTGGTCCTGCGGTACGAGGACCGTCCGGGTGTCGTCGGCACGGTCGGCCGGATTCTCGGCGAGGCGGGGCTGAACATCGCGGGGATGCAGGTCTCGCGCGCGGAGGAGGGCGGCGAGGCGCTGGTCGTGCTCTCGGTCGACGACAACGTGCCGCCCGCGGTGCTGGCGGAGATCTCCGACGAGATCGGTGCCGCGTCGGCCCGCTCGGTGGACCTGACCGACTGA